The window GACAAAAGCATACACTGGATATTTGTAATTAGTACGCCGACTCTCGAAGAAACGGACAATATTAAAATCATTCGTCTTCCTTGGGTAAAAAAAAGCTGGGGGCATAGACTGTACTGTGATCATTTCACCGCGCCGGAACTTATAAGAAAAAATAAGATAGACAAAGTATTATCATTACAAAACGTGTTAATTCCACATATTAACGTACCACAAATAATGTATTTGCACCAATCATTACCATTTGCAGAATACAAATTCGCTTTAACAGAAAGTCCTCTGTTCTGGGTATATCAGAATGTGATATCGAAGTTCATCTTCGACGGAATCAAAAAAGCTAAAAGAGTGGTAGTGCAAGCAGAATGGATGAAAAAAGCCTGTGTAGAAAAGACAGGTGCAGACAGTGATAAGATATCTGTAATACCTCCTGTGATAAGCATCACACCCCAAGAAATGTTTGATTATGAAAACATGGATATTCTGTCATTCATATACCCATCCTCACCACTAATGTACAAGAATCACAAGGTGATTATCGAAGCATGCAAACAACTTATTAATGACGGTATTACCAACTTCAGGGTGATATTCACCATGACCGGCACTGAAAATAAACTTGCTCGCCAACTGTATGATGAGGTAGAGAAATATTCTCTGCCAATAGAATTCGTTGGCGTGCTTAGCAGAAACGAACTATTTGATTGGTACCCAAAAGCAGTGTTGATATTTCCATCGTATATAGAAACATTCGGACTGCCGCTCCTAGAAGCAAAAATACATGGAACTCCTGTAATAGCAGCGGACACGTTATTTGCGAAAGAAATATTGAATGACTATCAACATGTATTTTGGGAAAGTAATGTAGACAGTTTATGTAAGGCTATGAAGAAAATTTTATATATAGATTATTGCAGCAAAGAAACAAACGAGGTGACATCATAATGTTTGTGGCCTTAAACTATAGCGTTTTATTCATAGCTTTCTTGTGTATTGATAAAATAACAAAATATAAATATATGTTATCCTACATATTTTTAGCGATATGTTGCATTATATTGATGGCAGCAAATTTTTATAACGCAGATTACGCTGGATATGAAATGTTTTATTACAATAACACTGATTATGGAGAATTCTTCTATCAAGAACTAGCCAGATATTTTAGTAGTCATGGTTTCTCATATCAAAAATTTAAGTTGATAACCTCTATCCTATTTTTATTAAACTTATTTTATATCATTAGCTTACTCGTGCCCAAAACCATACGCACTTATGTGTTAGGATTGTATATGATGTTTCCTTTTTTCTTTGATGTCATAGTTGTAAGAAATTTTATGGGGAATATCTTTTTCATGTATGCTTTTGTCTTTTTTATAAGTGAGAAAAAATATAAATATTACGCTTCGTTTTTCTTTATGGCACTGGCAATAGGTTTTCACAGCCTATATATAATATATTTGCCGTTTTTCTTAATACCTTTTATAAAAAGCTGCCAATTACTGCGAAGGATACTCTATATATTAATTATCATCGCTTTTGTCATTGCTGTCGGCGGGGATATAATAAAAATTTTATCGCCCTTGTTATTATCATATTCAAATAACTTAAAAATTGTCAGAGTTTTATTATATGAAGCTAGGGCAAAAGCTGGCGTTATGATTTTCCTGTTTTTTACCTTTACCCCGTTATTTTTTATATGGAAGTACTGGAAATTTTATACAAGAACACAGCGCAAGCCTAAGTACAGCAAATTTCAATACCTTTCCACTAATTTTTTACCATATGTATATTATGCCAATATAATACTTTTGCTGTATCTTCCTTTAATCGTACTTCAAAGCAACTTTTATAGAATCTATGCAAATATAGCAATCCTTAATTCTATTGCGTTATTAATGGCGGCAACAGATAAACACTACTATTTCAGAAAAGCAACCTGTATTGGAATCGGTTCGATATATATATTGAGGGCTTGTATGTCATTATATGTATACAAAGATGTGTTTAGCCATAATTATATTATCAGTTATTTATTATAAATATCCAAATTAACAAATTTATATATTTTAAAAAAGAGGTTTTCTGTTGAAAAAGAAATTTATGTTTTTGCTCGGCTCATACCTTCCTCATGCATCTGCAAATGGCGTGTGCGCAGAAAAAATCGCCCAAGCGCTAATAACGCGTGGAAATGAAGTATGTTGTCTCGCGATGGCACGTTACGAGGATCCAGGTTATGAGGAAATCGACGGAGTAAAGATTTACAGAGTAAAAAATCTATGGCACGTTCGTGTCCTCGACTGGTGCGACAGACATTCAACACTGCCATGTATAGGTATACTGCGCTCCGCCGCACTCTGGTCGTGGCGTATCCGCAGATTGCTTTTCTTCTTTTCCTGGCCGCTCTCCGCACCGCTCTTTGCATGGAATTTTTACCGGCGCGCCAAACAGATTTGTCTGGACAATCAGATAGACTGTATCATCGGTGTATATCAGCCGTTTGAAAGTCTGTTTGCACTGATGTTACTAAAAAAATATCTGCCTTATGTGAATGCTGTCTCTTATTTTTGCGACTGTTTATCCGGGGGGGTATTTCCTTGCATATTGCCGTCAGTATTTTGCAAGCAAATGCTGCGTAAATGGGAACTACATTTCTTTGACGTCTTTGACGCAATGATTGTGTTAAAATCCCACGAACAATATTATTGTAGGTTATATGCAAACACAGATACCACAAGGAAAATTCATATCTCAGATATACCTTTCATAGAAAATGCTCTGATGGAAAAATTACCCATTTACCAAGAAAAACATTATATGTCTTCGTTGGTGTACGCTGGGAGTATAAATATGCCTTTAACTGACCCCCGTTATATGTTGGAAATATTTACTATGATGGATAAAAGTTGTATAAAACTAGACATTTATGGCAGAAATAATTGTGGATTTTTATTTGAGGATAAATCTGAAGGGGATTTGTCTGGTTCCCTTAATATCCACTCTGCATTGCCGCATAATGAAATTTTGCCATTATTATTGAATGCAGATATATTGCTTAACCTTGGTAGCAATAATCCCAGGCAGATACCAAGTAAGATTTTTGAATATATGGCTCTAGGAAAGCCTATTATTTCCTTTTATAAATATAACGAAGAACCAAGTATTGAGTACCTTAACAAATATCCTCTTGCTTTGTTAATAAAAGAAGATTGGGACAAGATAGGCGATAATGCCGCCATAGTGGAAACTTTTATTCGTGAAAAACGTGGGATGCGCGTGCCCTTTTCCGAAGTTGAGGCACTATTTCCACAGAATACTCCTGAATATACGGCAAAGTTGTTAATCGAAATCTGTGGCGGTGAATAGCAGAATGACTGAATCGCTACTAAAGA is drawn from Cloacibacillus porcorum and contains these coding sequences:
- a CDS encoding glycosyltransferase gives rise to the protein MTLLDCVLPAKNILVYDVAASASGALSVLNDFYEVVKKYEDKSIHWIFVISTPTLEETDNIKIIRLPWVKKSWGHRLYCDHFTAPELIRKNKIDKVLSLQNVLIPHINVPQIMYLHQSLPFAEYKFALTESPLFWVYQNVISKFIFDGIKKAKRVVVQAEWMKKACVEKTGADSDKISVIPPVISITPQEMFDYENMDILSFIYPSSPLMYKNHKVIIEACKQLINDGITNFRVIFTMTGTENKLARQLYDEVEKYSLPIEFVGVLSRNELFDWYPKAVLIFPSYIETFGLPLLEAKIHGTPVIAADTLFAKEILNDYQHVFWESNVDSLCKAMKKILYIDYCSKETNEVTS
- a CDS encoding EpsG family protein, which codes for MFVALNYSVLFIAFLCIDKITKYKYMLSYIFLAICCIILMAANFYNADYAGYEMFYYNNTDYGEFFYQELARYFSSHGFSYQKFKLITSILFLLNLFYIISLLVPKTIRTYVLGLYMMFPFFFDVIVVRNFMGNIFFMYAFVFFISEKKYKYYASFFFMALAIGFHSLYIIYLPFFLIPFIKSCQLLRRILYILIIIAFVIAVGGDIIKILSPLLLSYSNNLKIVRVLLYEARAKAGVMIFLFFTFTPLFFIWKYWKFYTRTQRKPKYSKFQYLSTNFLPYVYYANIILLLYLPLIVLQSNFYRIYANIAILNSIALLMAATDKHYYFRKATCIGIGSIYILRACMSLYVYKDVFSHNYIISYLL